The Fusarium oxysporum f. sp. lycopersici 4287 chromosome 1, whole genome shotgun sequence DNA segment tctcagcaacagcaccaaTGATTCTCGAAACGCCAACGCCATGACAGCCCATTTGAAGAGGAACACGACTCCCTGGAATCAGTCCCTCTTCCGCAGCTGCCGCCGGAATCCCCGAGCGTGGTATAGTGACACAGGCATCGAGTGGTACTGAGTAGCGAGTTCCAAGTTGGAATGTATGGCCGCACTCTAAAGCACGATGGATTTTTAATGCGCCCTCTTCACATCGAGGGCAGGCATCGCCATCAGTGATACGTGCCAAATTCAGCCCGCCACCAGAGGCTGTGCTGTCAATTGTTGAATACTCAACTTGGTATGGTTGAAGATCTTCGGGTAACAACGGTAACTGATCGCGAACACTTTCAAACACCGGTACAAGtcttccatcaacaacattgaTCACTTTTGTCGTTCCGCTCTCCAATGATGCTCCCCAAAGTGGCAAAGGATCCTCAATGGTGGCGTCCAGCTCAGGGACAGCTGATTTGACGGCATGAAGGTTGAGACCGCTTTCTGCAGAGGCCCCCGATGATCGAGGATACCACGCATTGATCAAGGCTTTTCTGTCCTTGGAAATACCTCGCCAAACACGAAAGTGAGACGCCGGAGGGCTCTCCGAACCATCATATGCCGTAGAGGGGGGTCGGAGAGCAGCGACTTCGTCGTTAGCAGTATAGCCACAAGAGTCACAATTTATCACGGTATCTTCTCCAACAGAGCTTGGCAAGTGATATTCATGGCTTAGGTCACCGCCCATATCACCAGAGCTTGCCTCGGCCACAAGATATGGGAGTTTTagctcatcaaagaaggCGCGGTATGCTGCAGACACCTGACGATAGGTCTCCACAGCTTCAAGTGTTGTGAGATCGAAAGTGTAGAGATCCTTCATGAGGAACTCCCGTGAGCGTAGAAGACCGTGGCGAGGGCGACGCTCATCGCGGTATTTTCGGGCTGGGAAACGTCAGTAGGTTTAGCGTCAATGTTGAAGATAGAAATGCGAACTGATCTGGTAGAGTCGAATTGGAAGGTCCTTGTATGAATTGACGATTCCGGCGACAAGCATGGTGATCTCCTCCTCATGTGTGGGCGACAATATCAGCGGAGTCTCTTTACGATCTTTGAGTCGAAAAAGCTGAACGAGTCAGCCCATACCGCTTCATCAAAGCTTCAGACTCTTACCTCCGGCGCAACAGATTCAAGACGATCACTCTTTCGCCACAGTTCTTCTGATGAAATAGTTGACAGGGATAATCTTGATGCACCTACGGATAACGTTTTAATGACATGTGCTAAGTTGCTGGCATCGTACTGACCAACTGAGCGCATATGTTTATCGATCAACTTTTCTATCTTATCCTGAACACGAAGCCCTAGGGGAAGAAGCTGAAAAATTCCAGAGTGAGCCTGCCGATGCATTAACACCCAAGTCATCATTTGGCGACTCAGGTTAAGCTACCTACCTGGCGGAGGAAACCACCGCGAACGAGTTTTCCATGGCCGACTAAAATTTAATGAGCTCATAAGAGGTTCAATGGAAACAAAACAAACTCACACTCATCTTCGTTAGCAGTGATACCCCCGGTTGGCAACCATATTGTCGACAGTGCAGACCGTTGCGAGTCGGCTTTTGCTAGACTTGTGACTGACAAGGCGCGCAGCTGCACACCCCAGGGGCCCCGTTGGATAAGAGAGCCGCCTATACGGGCAATCCTTGTGCCAATCATGGTTTTAAAAACTGAGACGACAAGAGATTTCAACACATACAACTTTTATGAGACCAGGCCCTCTTTTGATAGTAATTCAATGGTCGGAAGACCTTCCGTCTAATTGCTATCATGTTAGTCATCCTGCATTAGCGCCCGTAGGCGCGCTAGACGCCCGGAAGGTGGAGGTGGGACACTCGGAAAAATGTGAtgccaaaaaaaaaaaaagttggAGGTCTCTGAGATCCATTTCCATTTAAGAGTTTCCATCTGAGATTTCAATCAGCAAACCGGCTTTGACAACATGGCGAAGCCTTCTAAGAAACCGAAAGGCAAAGGGCCTCGCAGCTCTTCCAAGGGCCCAAACTTCGACAATAGTGCACTGGATAATCTGACGTCTACAATcgacaagaagcttggcaAACGAAAGCAACCTCCAACCAAGGCTAACAGCGATCAACATCAAAAGAGACAGCGAAATTCCGAGGGTTCATCTGGTGAGAAGAGCGGAAAGATCGACGAAAAGACCCTATTGGAAGAGATAAAGGCCCTTGGTGGCGACGAGAGCGACCTGGCGCTTATTCAAGATATTGACTCTGACGACGAAGAGTACACTCAGGGCCCCAAGGATTCTAGAGCTGTAAGCAGCGGTACTTTCACAAACTTGCCCTCTTTCAAGGAGGCGGAAGGAAAGTCAGGAACAAGACCGCCATTATCCAAACAGCACGAGAAGCTAATGCATGACTACCtacgacgacgacgacgatgctGAAGATAACGAAGTTGAGGGggttgatgacgatgatagtGAAGAAGAACAGGCCGTGGCACTCAAGGAACCCACCCAAAAGAAAGGCAACATGGTAGGTTGAACGATTTCTAGGGCGAATTTTCTGACCGCTAACAGTAAGACAGGCCTTCGAGCCTCGAGCAGACTGGCATGATTCTGAGCTACGCAAACTCCCCGCACCGACTACTGATGAGCCAACTCCGCCTAGAGCCGCTCTGGATGCTCTGAAACAGCACGCTCAGGCACTGCTGGAGGAGGACGCAACCAAATACAGAACCAGCGTCTTTGCTCAGTCTTCTCACAAGTTCTTGTCAACAATCATGACTTCAGGTACACTTAGCGATAAGGTCTCTGCTCTCACTCTTGCCGTTCAAGAGTCTCCGGTTCACAACATCAGGGCCTTTGATGCTCTTATGAGCCTGGCCTCCAAGAAAAGTCGAGGACAGGCCCTTGGTGCCATTGGCGCGCTCGTTGATTTGCTTGGCCCCGGCACATTGCTCCCTGCTGACCGCCGCCTTCGAGCTTTCCACGATCAGCCAGGACTTGTTGGAACTTTGCAGCGAAATCCTGGAAAGCCTTGGGCCCCTGGCAACGCGTTGCCTGGGAAGATCACACCCTCCCACCTGATTGCTTGGATTTACGAGGATTGGCTTAAGGCGACTTACTTTCGACTCATTCAACTGCTCGAATCCTGGTGCTCAGACGAGATCGAGTATTCACGTACCCGAGCACTCGATTTTGTCTATGGCctcctcaaggagaagccTGAGCAAGAATCCAACCTCCTCAGATTGCTTGTCAATAAGTTGGGTGACCGAGACCGCAAAATCTCTTCTCGAGCGTCGTACCTCATTCTCCAGCTGCAGAATTCACATCCTGGAATGAAACCTATCATCGTCCGAACTATCGAACAGGATATCCTTCTGCACCCAACTCAGGACCACCGATCAAAGTATTATGCCATCAACACCCTGAACCAGACAATACTTAGCAACAAGGAGCCTTCATTAGCTGAGGCCCTGATGCGAATTTACTTTGATCTTTTTACTATCATTTTGAAGACTGGAAGTCTAGGAATCACTGCGCCAACGGACTCGAAACCGGGCAAAGATGACGATAACAAAGGTGACGTTAAACGGAATACTGGACGACGACCTCAAAGGCCGCGAGGCGGTAAGCTAGCAAAGCCCTCAGCTTCTGAGCCTGAGACTGAGGCTGCCGATAAGCTTGTATCTGCCATCTTGACTGGAGTCAACCGCGCAGCTCCATTCATGGTTGGCAACGATGCTATGTATGTGTGATTCTGTTTCTTTCAACATATATTGTCGCACACGTAACACTGACACTGTAACAGCATGGAATCTCACCTAGACACACTCTTCAAGATTGCTCACTCAGGCAACTTCAACACTGGAATCCAGGCGCTTCTCTTGATCCAACAaatatcttcatcaagaagtCTTGCAAACGACAGGTTTTATAGGACCTTGTACGAGTCCCTACTTGATCCTCGACTGGTGAACTCCTCAAAGCAGGCACTTTACTTGAACCTTCTCCTGCGCGCGCTCAAAAACGATGTTGACAGTCGCCGAGTCAAGGCCTTTGCCAAGCGTATGCTCCAGATTTCTGGTCTTCATCAACCCTCATTTACGTGTGGACTTCTCTATCTTGTCGGACACCTACGCGAGAGTTTCCCCGATCTTTCGACTCTACTTGAAGAGCCTGAGGAGTCCATTTTTGACGATG contains these protein-coding regions:
- a CDS encoding prolyl-tRNA synthetase, with the protein product MIGTRIARIGGSLIQRGPWGVQLRALSVTSLAKADSQRSALSTIWLPTGGITANEDEFGHGKLVRGGFLRQAHSGIFQLLPLGLRVQDKIEKLIDKHMRSVGASRLSLSTISSEELWRKSDRLESVAPELFRLKDRKETPLILSPTHEEEITMLVAGIVNSYKDLPIRLYQITRKYRDERRPRHGLLRSREFLMKDLYTFDLTTLEAVETYRQVSAAYRAFFDELKLPYLVAEASSGDMGGDLSHEYHLPSSVGEDTVINCDSCGYTANDEVAALRPPSTAYDGSESPPASHFRVWRGISKDRKALINAWYPRSSGASAESGLNLHAVKSAVPELDATIEDPLPLWGASLESGTTKVINVVDGRLVPVFESVRDQLPLLPEDLQPYQVEYSTIDSTASGGGLNLARITDGDACPRCEEGALKIHRALECGHTFQLGTRYSVPLDACVTIPRSGIPAAAAEEGLIPGSRVPLQMGCHGVGVSRIIGAVAEILADEQGLNWPRAIAPFEVAIIPASDLAEDSLRIYDLLAAGDNSRNGLDVVLDDRQRSFVWKMKDADMVGFPVLVIMGRSYKENGTCEVQCRRLSIKETVKLDALPEFISNLLDQL
- a CDS encoding prolyl-tRNA synthetase — encoded protein: MRSVGASRLSLSTISSEELWRKSDRLESVAPELFRLKDRKETPLILSPTHEEEITMLVAGIVNSYKDLPIRLYQITRKYRDERRPRHGLLRSREFLMKDLYTFDLTTLEAVETYRQVSAAYRAFFDELKLPYLVAEASSGDMGGDLSHEYHLPSSVGEDTVINCDSCGYTANDEVAALRPPSTAYDGSESPPASHFRVWRGISKDRKALINAWYPRSSGASAESGLNLHAVKSAVPELDATIEDPLPLWGASLESGTTKVINVVDGRLVPVFESVRDQLPLLPEDLQPYQVEYSTIDSTASGGGLNLARITDGDACPRCEEGALKIHRALECGHTFQLGTRYSVPLDACVTIPRSGIPAAAAEEGLIPGSRVPLQMGCHGVGVSRIIGAVAEILADEQGLNWPRAIAPFEVAIIPASDLAEDSLRIYDLLAAGDNSRNGLDVVLDDRQRSFVWKMKDADMVGFPVLVIMGRSYKENGTCEVQCRRLSIKETVKLDALPEFISNLLDQL